From the genome of Antennarius striatus isolate MH-2024 chromosome 19, ASM4005453v1, whole genome shotgun sequence, one region includes:
- the LOC137613000 gene encoding protein eva-1 homolog A isoform X3, whose product MPLLFQVPKKLLQEQASRPPGFAPPPGAHDPNIVGDGPPEGSSVNIANGVPDRKRIRETNPNEEKLPEAGGGGGGGAKPVINSTSSANMALISNALAAYTYVSDHPERAALFFVCGVCLGLFLTLFALVVQISCRTDCQPRRRPATKKRARPANSSSDSSDSDSDWDTNSDLSARRHRRFERTLNMNVFTSAEELERAQRLEERERIIREIWMNGQPDIPGTRSLNRYY is encoded by the exons TCCCGAAGAAGTTGCTCCAGGAGCAGGCATCCAGACCCCCGGGGTTCGCCCCACCACCCGGCGCCCATGACCCCAACATCGTCGGAGACGGCCCTCCGGAGGGGAGCTCGGTAAACATCGCCAACGGCGTCCCAG ACAGGAAAAGGATCCGGGAGACGAACCCCAACGAGGAGAAGCTACCTGAAGccggaggtggaggaggaggaggagctaaaCCCGTCATTAACTCCACCTCCAGCGCCAACATGGCGCTCATCAGCAACGCGCTGGCGGCCTACACCTACGTATCCG ACCACCCGGAGAGGGCGGCGCTCTTCTTCGTCTGCGGCGTTTGCCTGGgcctcttcctcaccctcttCGCCCTGGTGGTCCAGATCTCCTGCCGCACCGATTGCCAACCGCGCCGCCGGCCCGCCACCAAGAAACGAGCGCGCCCCGCCAACTCGTCGTCCGACTCCAGCGACTCGGACTCGGACTGGGACACCAACTCGGACCTGTCGGCGCGGCGGCACCGGCGGTTCGAACGCACGCTCAACATGAACGTGTTCACGTCGGCGGAGGAGCTGGAGCGGGCGCAGCggctggaggagagggagcgGATCATCCGCGAGATCTGGATGAACGGGCAACCGGACATCCCCGGCACGCGGAGCCTCAACCGGTATTACTGA
- the efhc1 gene encoding EF-hand domain-containing protein 1 isoform X1, which yields MNIDFPSKPIPAFFSLNKVLNECVHVSIGGGGGMLFLLLQKSSFHRPQTLGYKNGYALPRRPTSGIGQDPLLSDQLTPQGDVSDFSFEVPDIRYDMYERGLAEDFIPAHVALDKKVLRFYAYFEENVLYSPEEDRRVRPVVVYYYLEDDSMAIVEPAVENSGIPQGKRIKRQQLPKNKRGDPYRWKDLNLAVDLQVYGVNYRVTHCDAFTREFMESQGIVLNDPEPTPSDPYIQRRKPPQPCHLTPSDFDRTQQFLTLDRKVLRFFALWDDADSPSGGTRSVTVQYFLVDDTVEIREVHQPNSGRDSFPVLMRRQKLPKKVKPESENFPSCVLEISSAEVDEYYSPKDFQVGQTVTLLGRAFLLYDCDAFTRDYYRKNHPDMEMNPVDVPKKSGSLWDKKKEFPPYNGFGSLEDSLQNCLSLIPEPPKKNVTKMLENSHKVLRYSARLDSQNPDDDGRQFVLSYFLSNDMISIFEKPARNSGIIGGKFLEKTRVPKPGSTVQNPQFYSPADFAIGSTVEVFGHRFVLTDADRYVMTYLQSVAGQIPGPTLESLQHKLGELTTNEGPEDPNGPNPNESNPNESNPNESNQISRLD from the exons ATGAATATTGATTTCCCTTCAAAGCCGATTCCTGCATTCttcagtttaaataaagttttgaatgAGTGTGTTCACGTttccattggggggggggggggtatgctcttcctcctcttgcaGAAGTCCTCCTTCCATCGCCCCCAGACCCTGGGCTATAAGAACGGCTACGCCCTGCCCCGGCGCCCCACGTCGGGCATTGGGCAGGACCCCCTCCTATCGGATCAGCTGACCCCCCAGGGGGACGTCAGCGACTTCTCCTTCGAGGTTCCTGACATCCGGTATGACATGTACGAACGGGGCCTGGCGGAGGACTTCATCCCGGCCCACGTGGCGCTGGATAAGAAG GTGCTTCGCTTCTACGCCTACTTTGAGGAGAACGTCCTGTACTCCCCGGAGGAGGACCGCCGGGTGCGCCCCGTGGTCGTCTACTACTACCTGGAAGACGACAGCATGGCCATCGTGGAGCCCGCCGTGGAGAATTCTGGGATACCTCAAGGGAAGCGGATCAAACGCCAGCAGCTGCCCAAGAACAAACGAGGCGACCCTTACCGGTGGAAGGACCTCAACCTGGCCGTGGACCTCCAGGTGTACGGGGTGAACTACCGCGTGACGCACTGCGACGCTTTCACACGG GAGTTCATGGAGAGTCAAGGCATCGTCCTGAACGACCCCGAGCCCACGCCCTCAGATCCGTACATCCAACGCCGCAAGCCCCCCCAGCCCTGCCACTTAACCCCGTCCGACTTCGACCGCACGCAGCAGTTCCTCACGTTGGATAGGAAG GTGTTGCGTTTCTTCGCTCTGTGGGACGATGCGGACTCTCCGTCCGGTGGGACGAGGTCCGTTACTGTCCAGTACTTCCTGGTGGACGACACCGTGGAGATCAGGGAGGTCCACCAACCCAACAGTGGCCGGGATTCCTTCCCCGTCCTGATGCGCAGGCAGAAGCTGCCCAAGAAGGTCAAACCGGAGTCTG AGAACTTCCCTAGTTGTGTCCTGGAGATCTCCTCAGCCGAGGTGGACGAGTACTACTCCCCCAAAGACTTCCAGGTGGGTCAGACGGTAACGCTACTGGGCCGGGCCTTCCTACTGTACGACTGCGACGCCTTCACCAGAGACTATTACCGGAAGAACCACCCCGACATGGAGATGAACCCCGTAGACGTCCCCAAGAAAAGTGGCAGTCTCTGGGACAAGAAGAAG GAGTTCCCCCCCTACAACGGCTTCGGTTCCCTTGAAGACTCGCTCCAGAACTGTTTGTCTTTAATTCCCGAGCCACCCAAAAAGAACGTGACGAAGATGCTGGAAAACAGCCACAAAGTTCTGCGCTACAGCGCCAGGCTG GACTCCCAGAATCCTGACGACGACGGCCGCCAGTTCGTGCTGTCCTACTTCCTGTCCAATGACATGATCAGTATTTTTGAAAAGCCCGCTCGGAACTCCGGGATTATCGGCGGGAAGTTTCTGGAGAAGACGCGCGTCCCCAAGCCGGGATCCACCGTCCAAAACCCTCAGTTCTACTCGCCTGCGGATTTCGCCATCGGATCCACGGTGGAAG TTTTCGGCCATCGATTTGTGCTGACTGACGCTGACCGCTACGTGATGACGTACCTGCAGTCTGTCGCCGGGCAGATCCCGGGTCCCACGCTGGAGTCTCTGCAGCACAAGCTGGGCGAGTTGACGACCAACGAGGGGCCGGAGGACCCCAACGGGCCGAACCCGAACGAGTCAAACCCAAACGAGTCAAACCCGAACGAGTCGAACCAGATCAGCCGTTTAGATTGA
- the LOC137613000 gene encoding protein eva-1 homolog A isoform X2: MCRRHVPKKLLQEQASRPPGFAPPPGAHDPNIVGDGPPEGSSVNIANGVPDRKRIRETNPNEEKLPEAGGGGGGGAKPVINSTSSANMALISNALAAYTYVSDHPERAALFFVCGVCLGLFLTLFALVVQISCRTDCQPRRRPATKKRARPANSSSDSSDSDSDWDTNSDLSARRHRRFERTLNMNVFTSAEELERAQRLEERERIIREIWMNGQPDIPGTRSLNRYY, encoded by the exons TCCCGAAGAAGTTGCTCCAGGAGCAGGCATCCAGACCCCCGGGGTTCGCCCCACCACCCGGCGCCCATGACCCCAACATCGTCGGAGACGGCCCTCCGGAGGGGAGCTCGGTAAACATCGCCAACGGCGTCCCAG ACAGGAAAAGGATCCGGGAGACGAACCCCAACGAGGAGAAGCTACCTGAAGccggaggtggaggaggaggaggagctaaaCCCGTCATTAACTCCACCTCCAGCGCCAACATGGCGCTCATCAGCAACGCGCTGGCGGCCTACACCTACGTATCCG ACCACCCGGAGAGGGCGGCGCTCTTCTTCGTCTGCGGCGTTTGCCTGGgcctcttcctcaccctcttCGCCCTGGTGGTCCAGATCTCCTGCCGCACCGATTGCCAACCGCGCCGCCGGCCCGCCACCAAGAAACGAGCGCGCCCCGCCAACTCGTCGTCCGACTCCAGCGACTCGGACTCGGACTGGGACACCAACTCGGACCTGTCGGCGCGGCGGCACCGGCGGTTCGAACGCACGCTCAACATGAACGTGTTCACGTCGGCGGAGGAGCTGGAGCGGGCGCAGCggctggaggagagggagcgGATCATCCGCGAGATCTGGATGAACGGGCAACCGGACATCCCCGGCACGCGGAGCCTCAACCGGTATTACTGA
- the efhc1 gene encoding EF-hand domain-containing protein 1 isoform X2 gives MSWNWNRHKLPFLPGYTFRDVTKSSFHRPQTLGYKNGYALPRRPTSGIGQDPLLSDQLTPQGDVSDFSFEVPDIRYDMYERGLAEDFIPAHVALDKKVLRFYAYFEENVLYSPEEDRRVRPVVVYYYLEDDSMAIVEPAVENSGIPQGKRIKRQQLPKNKRGDPYRWKDLNLAVDLQVYGVNYRVTHCDAFTREFMESQGIVLNDPEPTPSDPYIQRRKPPQPCHLTPSDFDRTQQFLTLDRKVLRFFALWDDADSPSGGTRSVTVQYFLVDDTVEIREVHQPNSGRDSFPVLMRRQKLPKKVKPESENFPSCVLEISSAEVDEYYSPKDFQVGQTVTLLGRAFLLYDCDAFTRDYYRKNHPDMEMNPVDVPKKSGSLWDKKKEFPPYNGFGSLEDSLQNCLSLIPEPPKKNVTKMLENSHKVLRYSARLDSQNPDDDGRQFVLSYFLSNDMISIFEKPARNSGIIGGKFLEKTRVPKPGSTVQNPQFYSPADFAIGSTVEVFGHRFVLTDADRYVMTYLQSVAGQIPGPTLESLQHKLGELTTNEGPEDPNGPNPNESNPNESNPNESNQISRLD, from the exons ATGTCCTGGAACTGGAACAGACATAAATTACCGTTTTTACCCGGGTACACGTTCCGGGATGTGACG AAGTCCTCCTTCCATCGCCCCCAGACCCTGGGCTATAAGAACGGCTACGCCCTGCCCCGGCGCCCCACGTCGGGCATTGGGCAGGACCCCCTCCTATCGGATCAGCTGACCCCCCAGGGGGACGTCAGCGACTTCTCCTTCGAGGTTCCTGACATCCGGTATGACATGTACGAACGGGGCCTGGCGGAGGACTTCATCCCGGCCCACGTGGCGCTGGATAAGAAG GTGCTTCGCTTCTACGCCTACTTTGAGGAGAACGTCCTGTACTCCCCGGAGGAGGACCGCCGGGTGCGCCCCGTGGTCGTCTACTACTACCTGGAAGACGACAGCATGGCCATCGTGGAGCCCGCCGTGGAGAATTCTGGGATACCTCAAGGGAAGCGGATCAAACGCCAGCAGCTGCCCAAGAACAAACGAGGCGACCCTTACCGGTGGAAGGACCTCAACCTGGCCGTGGACCTCCAGGTGTACGGGGTGAACTACCGCGTGACGCACTGCGACGCTTTCACACGG GAGTTCATGGAGAGTCAAGGCATCGTCCTGAACGACCCCGAGCCCACGCCCTCAGATCCGTACATCCAACGCCGCAAGCCCCCCCAGCCCTGCCACTTAACCCCGTCCGACTTCGACCGCACGCAGCAGTTCCTCACGTTGGATAGGAAG GTGTTGCGTTTCTTCGCTCTGTGGGACGATGCGGACTCTCCGTCCGGTGGGACGAGGTCCGTTACTGTCCAGTACTTCCTGGTGGACGACACCGTGGAGATCAGGGAGGTCCACCAACCCAACAGTGGCCGGGATTCCTTCCCCGTCCTGATGCGCAGGCAGAAGCTGCCCAAGAAGGTCAAACCGGAGTCTG AGAACTTCCCTAGTTGTGTCCTGGAGATCTCCTCAGCCGAGGTGGACGAGTACTACTCCCCCAAAGACTTCCAGGTGGGTCAGACGGTAACGCTACTGGGCCGGGCCTTCCTACTGTACGACTGCGACGCCTTCACCAGAGACTATTACCGGAAGAACCACCCCGACATGGAGATGAACCCCGTAGACGTCCCCAAGAAAAGTGGCAGTCTCTGGGACAAGAAGAAG GAGTTCCCCCCCTACAACGGCTTCGGTTCCCTTGAAGACTCGCTCCAGAACTGTTTGTCTTTAATTCCCGAGCCACCCAAAAAGAACGTGACGAAGATGCTGGAAAACAGCCACAAAGTTCTGCGCTACAGCGCCAGGCTG GACTCCCAGAATCCTGACGACGACGGCCGCCAGTTCGTGCTGTCCTACTTCCTGTCCAATGACATGATCAGTATTTTTGAAAAGCCCGCTCGGAACTCCGGGATTATCGGCGGGAAGTTTCTGGAGAAGACGCGCGTCCCCAAGCCGGGATCCACCGTCCAAAACCCTCAGTTCTACTCGCCTGCGGATTTCGCCATCGGATCCACGGTGGAAG TTTTCGGCCATCGATTTGTGCTGACTGACGCTGACCGCTACGTGATGACGTACCTGCAGTCTGTCGCCGGGCAGATCCCGGGTCCCACGCTGGAGTCTCTGCAGCACAAGCTGGGCGAGTTGACGACCAACGAGGGGCCGGAGGACCCCAACGGGCCGAACCCGAACGAGTCAAACCCAAACGAGTCAAACCCGAACGAGTCGAACCAGATCAGCCGTTTAGATTGA